A region of Leptidea sinapis chromosome 4, ilLepSina1.1, whole genome shotgun sequence DNA encodes the following proteins:
- the LOC126979745 gene encoding venom allergen 3-like isoform X3, whose amino-acid sequence MMYFVQILEIVLVMFTAILVSALVDEPYCSARYRRLCQGKGRHVACQFVSPGPGEYCQNYSRINLTRELRVYITNYINRRRQRVAAGAERVRGGARLPRPSLMMRVIWDPELAHLAQRLANQCQFVHDDCRATIRYPYAGQSVGEVRWRRSGDSEEVSVLRAVRRVLDAWWGERRRAEPGHLTQPFRLANKGNVWGHFSQLAVWPLEAVGCGAVRHGRPHPRLLLVCDFSHTNMLGQRTIEPGPLAPCPVFTARKTGSPYPLLCSPIKRRTQPSDRNKEEDDYEENETRYEYDEAEMTDPADDVKETIRKYNKNRISNSKSSMKTESFPRRRPANAVDRLENELSVNKRVEVETLRSDREPKRPLFAHPGEDLEKKQDVAEIKEDVYSPKARRPPDSEDIAWRSCTSQ is encoded by the exons ATGATGTATTTC GTGCAAATATTGGAGATAGTTCTTGTTATGTTTACTGCGATATTGGTGTCTGCGCTTGTAGATGAGCCATACTGCTCTGCCCGATACAGAAGACTGTGCCAAGGAAAGGGAAGGCATGTGGCCTGTCAGTTTGTCAGT CCAGGGCCGGGTGAATACTGTCAGAACTACTCGAGGATCAACCTAACACGGGAGCTTAGAGTATATATAACAAACTACATAAATAG GCGGAGACAGCGTGTAGCGGCGGGCGCCGAGCGGGTGCGGGGAGGAGCTCGACTACCACGACCGAGCTTGATGATGAGGGTG ATCTGGGATCCAGAGCTTGCACATCTCGCACAGCGGTTGGCCAATCAATGTCAGTTCGTGCACGACGACTGCAGAGCTACTA TACGCTATCCATACGCCGGCCAGAGCGTTGGTGAGGTCCGGTGGAGACGCTCCGGCGACTCGGAGGAGGTGAGCGTCCTGCGAGCGGTGAGACGCGTGCTGGACGCCTGGTGGGGGGAGCGACGTAGAGCAGAGCCCGGTCACCTGACACAGCCCTTCCGACTCGCCAAcaa AGGCAACGTGTGGGGACACTTCAGCCAGCTGGCAGTGTGGCCGCTGGAGGCTGTGGGGTGCGGAGCTGTGCGACACGGCAGACCACACCCTCGACTGCTGCTCGTGTGTGACTTCTCGCACACCAACATGCTAGGCCAGCGCACTATAGAGCCGGGCCCCCTGGCCCCATGTCCTGTCTTCACTGCGAGGAAAACTGGCTCACCCTACCCACTGCTGTGCTCGCCG ataaaaagGCGTACTCAACCTTCGGACCGCAATAAAGAAGAAGATGATTACGAAGAGAATGAGACAAGATACGAATATGACGAGGCCGAGATGACAGACCCTGCTGACGATGTGAAAGAGACCATCCGAAAGTACAATAAAAACAGAATTAGTAACTCCAAGAGTAGTATGAAGACTGAAAGCTTTC CTAGAAGACGGCCCGCTAATGCTGTGGATAGACTGGAGAATGAGCTCTCTGTAAACAAAAGGGTGGAGGTGGAGACGTTAAGGAGCGACAGGGAACCTAAGAGACCGTTATTTGCACATCCAGG AGAAGACCTTGAAAAGAAACAAGATGTCGCGGAGATAAAGGAAGACGTATACTCTCCAAAGGCACGGAGACCACCAGACTCTGAAGACATT GCCTGGCGTTCATGCACTTCTCAATAA
- the LOC126979745 gene encoding cysteine-rich venom protein-like isoform X1, translating into MMYFVQILEIVLVMFTAILVSALVDEPYCSARYRRLCQGKGRHVACQFVSPGPGEYCQNYSRINLTRELRVYITNYINRRRQRVAAGAERVRGGARLPRPSLMMRVIWDPELAHLAQRLANQCQFVHDDCRATIRYPYAGQSVGEVRWRRSGDSEEVSVLRAVRRVLDAWWGERRRAEPGHLTQPFRLANKGNVWGHFSQLAVWPLEAVGCGAVRHGRPHPRLLLVCDFSHTNMLGQRTIEPGPLAPCPVFTARKTGSPYPLLCSPIKRRTQPSDRNKEEDDYEENETRYEYDEAEMTDPADDVKETIRKYNKNRISNSKSSMKTESFPRRRPANAVDRLENELSVNKRVEVETLRSDREPKRPLFAHPGEDLEKKQDVAEIKEDVYSPKARRPPDSEDIGRNARQRWKQAQRRPQRPGVHALLNKQVGERPSQKTLAASLKIDKEDCDQLFSDTGFRIKNRKKR; encoded by the exons ATGATGTATTTC GTGCAAATATTGGAGATAGTTCTTGTTATGTTTACTGCGATATTGGTGTCTGCGCTTGTAGATGAGCCATACTGCTCTGCCCGATACAGAAGACTGTGCCAAGGAAAGGGAAGGCATGTGGCCTGTCAGTTTGTCAGT CCAGGGCCGGGTGAATACTGTCAGAACTACTCGAGGATCAACCTAACACGGGAGCTTAGAGTATATATAACAAACTACATAAATAG GCGGAGACAGCGTGTAGCGGCGGGCGCCGAGCGGGTGCGGGGAGGAGCTCGACTACCACGACCGAGCTTGATGATGAGGGTG ATCTGGGATCCAGAGCTTGCACATCTCGCACAGCGGTTGGCCAATCAATGTCAGTTCGTGCACGACGACTGCAGAGCTACTA TACGCTATCCATACGCCGGCCAGAGCGTTGGTGAGGTCCGGTGGAGACGCTCCGGCGACTCGGAGGAGGTGAGCGTCCTGCGAGCGGTGAGACGCGTGCTGGACGCCTGGTGGGGGGAGCGACGTAGAGCAGAGCCCGGTCACCTGACACAGCCCTTCCGACTCGCCAAcaa AGGCAACGTGTGGGGACACTTCAGCCAGCTGGCAGTGTGGCCGCTGGAGGCTGTGGGGTGCGGAGCTGTGCGACACGGCAGACCACACCCTCGACTGCTGCTCGTGTGTGACTTCTCGCACACCAACATGCTAGGCCAGCGCACTATAGAGCCGGGCCCCCTGGCCCCATGTCCTGTCTTCACTGCGAGGAAAACTGGCTCACCCTACCCACTGCTGTGCTCGCCG ataaaaagGCGTACTCAACCTTCGGACCGCAATAAAGAAGAAGATGATTACGAAGAGAATGAGACAAGATACGAATATGACGAGGCCGAGATGACAGACCCTGCTGACGATGTGAAAGAGACCATCCGAAAGTACAATAAAAACAGAATTAGTAACTCCAAGAGTAGTATGAAGACTGAAAGCTTTC CTAGAAGACGGCCCGCTAATGCTGTGGATAGACTGGAGAATGAGCTCTCTGTAAACAAAAGGGTGGAGGTGGAGACGTTAAGGAGCGACAGGGAACCTAAGAGACCGTTATTTGCACATCCAGG AGAAGACCTTGAAAAGAAACAAGATGTCGCGGAGATAAAGGAAGACGTATACTCTCCAAAGGCACGGAGACCACCAGACTCTGAAGACATT GGACGTAACGCAAGACAGAGATGGAAACAGGCACAAAGACGACCACAGAG GCCTGGCGTTCATGCACTTCTCAATAAACAAGTTGGCGAACGGCCCTCGCAGAAAACACTTGCG gcATCGCTGAAGATTGACAAAGAAGATTGCGATCAGTTATTTTCAGACACCGGGTTCAGaattaaaaacagaaaaaaacgataa
- the LOC126979745 gene encoding cysteine-rich venom protein-like isoform X2 yields MMYFVQILEIVLVMFTAILVSALVDEPYCSARYRRLCQGKGRHVACQFVSPGPGEYCQNYSRINLTRELRVYITNYINRRRQRVAAGAERVRGGARLPRPSLMMRVIWDPELAHLAQRLANQCQFVHDDCRATIRYPYAGQSVGEVRWRRSGDSEEVSVLRAVRRVLDAWWGERRRAEPGHLTQPFRLANKGNVWGHFSQLAVWPLEAVGCGAVRHGRPHPRLLLVCDFSHTNMLGQRTIEPGPLAPCPVFTARKTGSPYPLLCSPIKRRTQPSDRNKEEDDYEENETRYEYDEAEMTDPADDVKETIRKYNKNRISNSKSSMKTESFPRRRPANAVDRLENELSVNKRVEVETLRSDREPKRPLFAHPGEDLEKKQDVAEIKEDVYSPKARRPPDSEDIPYRDVTQDRDGNRHKDDHRGLAFMHFSINKLANGPRRKHLRHR; encoded by the exons ATGATGTATTTC GTGCAAATATTGGAGATAGTTCTTGTTATGTTTACTGCGATATTGGTGTCTGCGCTTGTAGATGAGCCATACTGCTCTGCCCGATACAGAAGACTGTGCCAAGGAAAGGGAAGGCATGTGGCCTGTCAGTTTGTCAGT CCAGGGCCGGGTGAATACTGTCAGAACTACTCGAGGATCAACCTAACACGGGAGCTTAGAGTATATATAACAAACTACATAAATAG GCGGAGACAGCGTGTAGCGGCGGGCGCCGAGCGGGTGCGGGGAGGAGCTCGACTACCACGACCGAGCTTGATGATGAGGGTG ATCTGGGATCCAGAGCTTGCACATCTCGCACAGCGGTTGGCCAATCAATGTCAGTTCGTGCACGACGACTGCAGAGCTACTA TACGCTATCCATACGCCGGCCAGAGCGTTGGTGAGGTCCGGTGGAGACGCTCCGGCGACTCGGAGGAGGTGAGCGTCCTGCGAGCGGTGAGACGCGTGCTGGACGCCTGGTGGGGGGAGCGACGTAGAGCAGAGCCCGGTCACCTGACACAGCCCTTCCGACTCGCCAAcaa AGGCAACGTGTGGGGACACTTCAGCCAGCTGGCAGTGTGGCCGCTGGAGGCTGTGGGGTGCGGAGCTGTGCGACACGGCAGACCACACCCTCGACTGCTGCTCGTGTGTGACTTCTCGCACACCAACATGCTAGGCCAGCGCACTATAGAGCCGGGCCCCCTGGCCCCATGTCCTGTCTTCACTGCGAGGAAAACTGGCTCACCCTACCCACTGCTGTGCTCGCCG ataaaaagGCGTACTCAACCTTCGGACCGCAATAAAGAAGAAGATGATTACGAAGAGAATGAGACAAGATACGAATATGACGAGGCCGAGATGACAGACCCTGCTGACGATGTGAAAGAGACCATCCGAAAGTACAATAAAAACAGAATTAGTAACTCCAAGAGTAGTATGAAGACTGAAAGCTTTC CTAGAAGACGGCCCGCTAATGCTGTGGATAGACTGGAGAATGAGCTCTCTGTAAACAAAAGGGTGGAGGTGGAGACGTTAAGGAGCGACAGGGAACCTAAGAGACCGTTATTTGCACATCCAGG AGAAGACCTTGAAAAGAAACAAGATGTCGCGGAGATAAAGGAAGACGTATACTCTCCAAAGGCACGGAGACCACCAGACTCTGAAGACATT CCTTACAGGGACGTAACGCAAGACAGAGATGGAAACAGGCACAAAGACGACCACAGAG GCCTGGCGTTCATGCACTTCTCAATAAACAAGTTGGCGAACGGCCCTCGCAGAAAACACTTGCG gcATCGCTGA